ATATAGGCCGCATCGGGGTCGAAGCGCCTTGCCTGCAGGACCGGGTTGAACACGCGGAAATACGGCGCGGCATCGGCGCCGGTGCCTGCCACCCATTGCCATCCCATGGTGTTGTTGGCGAGGTCGGCATCCACCAGGGTGTCCCAGAACCAGCGCGCACCGTGCCGCCAGTGCACGCGCAGGTGCTTGGTGAGGTAGCTCGCCGCAAGCATGCGCACGCGGTTGTGCATCCAGCCCGTTTGCCAGAGCTCGCGCATGCCTGCATCGACGATCGGTACGCCGGTACGCCCACGCTGCCAGGCGGCAAGCACGCCGTGCTGCGGGCGTGCCCACGGGAAATCGGCGAAGCGCGGGTCGAGATCGGCATCCACCGTATGCGGGTAGTGGTGCAGCAGATGGTGGGCGAATTCCCGCCAGCCCAGCTGTGCCAGACAGACGTCACCAGCCTCGCCCAGGCCGGCATCGATCACCGCCTGCGCAACGCGCGCGACCGAGATCTCGCCGAAGTGCAGGTGCGGCGACAACCGCGAGGTGCCTTCGACAGCGGGCAGGTCGCGGGCCCGTGGGTAGTCCGCCAGGCTCGCCTGCAGGAAGCGGGATAGCGCATCTTCCGCGCCCTCTTCCCCGGGAGTGAAGCGTTCCCAGCATCCGTGGTCCCAGCCACGGCGCGGCGCGAGGTGCAGGCCCTCCAGCGGGACGCCATGCGGTACGGCGTCGTCGTCTTCCGGCGCCTCGAAGTGGTCCGGCGCCTGCCACAGGCGTGGCGTGCGCCACTGGCCGCGGGCTCGCTTCCAGAACGGCGTGAACACGCGGTAGGGATCCCCCTGCGCGGTCTCCACTTCCCACGGCTCGAACAGCAGCGAACCGTTGAAGCTCTCCGCGCGCAGGCCGGCACGCCGCAGCGCGCCCTTGATGATGGTGTCGCGCGCCTCGACGACGGGTTCGTAGCGCCGGTTCCAGAACACCGCCTCGGCATCGACGGCGGCGGCGAGGGATTCCAGCGTCGCCTGCGTCGGGCCATGGAAGCAACGCAGCATCGAACCGCGCGCACGCAGGCGATCGTCCAGCGCCTTCAGGGAGCGATGTCGCCAAGCGTCGGAGGCGGCACCCGGCGGCCACTCGCCTTCTTCGGCCGGCGCGTGGATGTCCACCATCAGCGGCTGGTAGCCGCCCTCGACAGCAGCCCGCAGGGCCGGGTTGTCGTCGAGACGCAGATCGTTGCGGAACCAGACCAGGGCGATGGGCATGGCGCAGTCTCGACCGTCCGCGTGAGCCGCGCGTCAAACAGCGGTCGCGGCGGGTAGCGCCTGGCCGCCGATGTATTCGCGCGGGATGCGGTCGTTCAGACCCGTCAGCAGCTCGTACGGAATGGTGCCGGCGGCACTGGCGAGCGCCTCGACGCGGATCGACGCGTCACCCTGGCGGCCGATCAGCACCACCTCGTCCTCGTTCCAGGTACTGCTGCTGCCGATGTCGACCATGAACTGGTCCATGCACACCCGGCCCACGACCGGATACGACTGCCCGTGGATGAGCGCACGGCCGCGCGAAGACAGCGCACGCGGATAGCCGTCGCCATAGCCGAGCGGCACCGTCACCACGCGGGTGTCCGACGGCGCGGTCCAGCTGCCGCCGTAGCTCACCGTGCGCCCGGCGCGCACCACCTTGAAGTAGACCACCCGCGACACCAGCGACAGCGCGGGCTCCACGGTGATCGTGGGCTGTGACGCGGGATCGGGCATCACTCCGTAGACGAGGATGCCGGGGCGCACGAGGTCGAGGTGGGTGTCGGAGAAATGCAGCACGCCGCCCGAGTTGGCGAGGTGGCGCAAAGGCATCGGCGCGCCGATCCGGTCGAAATGCGCGCAGGCATCGAGGAAGCGCTCCAGCTGCAATGCCGTCATCGGTGCGTCCGGGTCGTCCGCGCATGCGAGGTGCGAATAGACGCCCTTGATCTCGCACCAGCGCGAAGCCGTTGCCGCCTCGATGAAGGGGCCTGCCGAGTACTCGTGGACACCGATGCGCTCCATGCCGGTGTCGATCTTGAGATGCACCACCGCGCGCCGCCCCAGTGCCTGCGCCGCGGCCTCGACCTGGCGCAGCTTCTCCACCGAGGACACGGTGATCTCCAGGTCGTGGACGATGAACTGCGCGATCTGCGGGCCGAAGATGCCGCCAAGCACGAGGATCGGCACGGTGATGCCTGCCCGACGCAGCGCGATGCCCTCCTCCACGAACGCGACGCCGAGCTGATCGACCCCGTTCGCCTGCAGGTGCCGCGCCACCGGCACCAGGCCGTGCCCGTAGGCGTTGGCCTTGACGATGGCCATCACCGGCACCCGCACATGCGCGCGGATGCGCTGCAGGTTGCCGGCGATGCGGTCGAGATCGACCAGGATCCGGGTCGGACGCTCGGTGGCGGAGACGCTCATGCGGGGTCCATGGGCGGGCGCGGGGCCCGGGCGCGTCCGATTCTAGCGATGGCGACCGCCGCTGAAACCGCGACGGCCGCAGAGGCTGAAGCCGCAGCAGCGCCTATTCGAAGCTGCCCATCGCGTCGTGCGCGAGGTTGTCGAAGCGCGTGTACTCGCCGAAGAAACGCAGCTTGAAGGAGCCGGTCGGGCCGCTTCGATGCTTGCCGATGATGATCTCGGCCAGCCCCTTGTCCGGCGACGCTTCCTTGTTGTAGTACTCGTCGCGGTAAATGAAGATGATCATGTCGGCGTCCTGCTCGATCGCGCCCGACTCGCGCAGGTCGGCCATCACCGGGCGCTTGTCGGTACGCGATTCCAGCGAGCGGTTGAGCTGCGACAGCGCGATCACCGGCACGTTGAGCTCCTTCGCCAGGCCCTTGAGCGAACGCGAGATCTCCGAGATCTCGGTGGCGCGGTTCTCCTTGTTGCCCGGCACCTGCATCAGCTGCAGGTAGTCGATCACCACCAGCCCGAGGTCGTACTCGCGCTTGAGCCGACGCGCCTTGG
This portion of the Luteimonas yindakuii genome encodes:
- a CDS encoding cryptochrome/photolyase family protein, encoding MPIALVWFRNDLRLDDNPALRAAVEGGYQPLMVDIHAPAEEGEWPPGAASDAWRHRSLKALDDRLRARGSMLRCFHGPTQATLESLAAAVDAEAVFWNRRYEPVVEARDTIIKGALRRAGLRAESFNGSLLFEPWEVETAQGDPYRVFTPFWKRARGQWRTPRLWQAPDHFEAPEDDDAVPHGVPLEGLHLAPRRGWDHGCWERFTPGEEGAEDALSRFLQASLADYPRARDLPAVEGTSRLSPHLHFGEISVARVAQAVIDAGLGEAGDVCLAQLGWREFAHHLLHHYPHTVDADLDPRFADFPWARPQHGVLAAWQRGRTGVPIVDAGMRELWQTGWMHNRVRMLAASYLTKHLRVHWRHGARWFWDTLVDADLANNTMGWQWVAGTGADAAPYFRVFNPVLQARRFDPDAAYISRWIPELDVLPPAHRFAPWEAPDPLLKQLRGYPHQPLVGMAEGRQAALAAYAQVTRKAEPTN
- the alr gene encoding alanine racemase, with amino-acid sequence MSVSATERPTRILVDLDRIAGNLQRIRAHVRVPVMAIVKANAYGHGLVPVARHLQANGVDQLGVAFVEEGIALRRAGITVPILVLGGIFGPQIAQFIVHDLEITVSSVEKLRQVEAAAQALGRRAVVHLKIDTGMERIGVHEYSAGPFIEAATASRWCEIKGVYSHLACADDPDAPMTALQLERFLDACAHFDRIGAPMPLRHLANSGGVLHFSDTHLDLVRPGILVYGVMPDPASQPTITVEPALSLVSRVVYFKVVRAGRTVSYGGSWTAPSDTRVVTVPLGYGDGYPRALSSRGRALIHGQSYPVVGRVCMDQFMVDIGSSSTWNEDEVVLIGRQGDASIRVEALASAAGTIPYELLTGLNDRIPREYIGGQALPAATAV